The following coding sequences are from one Lolium rigidum isolate FL_2022 chromosome 6, APGP_CSIRO_Lrig_0.1, whole genome shotgun sequence window:
- the LOC124662151 gene encoding F-box protein At5g62510-like produces MMMVEGSMQIASMSGDPTAKLTDDMLTEIISRVPYKSTCCCKCVSTRWRDLISHPFHRKKMPQSLIGFFHESSDESSNRELSDKSARCYTNVSGKGDPLVDPSLSFLAKLGLVSIVDCCNGLLLCFFCKQRDPVEWDYVVCNPATEKWVVVPGTKWTSNVVARLAFDPAASSHFYVCEFIEDSSGCIAVVVIYSSKTGHWSYKDDAWSVYEIEIPPLSKSVLFRGVMYLCAFDHRLVALVVEENNWKAMHLPMTECYSGFGDPSYDIYLSQGQLYFAHKGGSQLSIWFLEDPSSENWTFKHIVSHLQMLETQYLAYSAGYVVLSIHPEQNLIFLVCRYEETLRASPVAWALTVLRSAVSSQLSDVNGCTDAMSCMSSVLQLT; encoded by the exons ATGATGATGGTGGAGGGCTCCATGCAAATTGCCTCAATGAGTGGCGACCCAACAGCCAAGCTCACCGACGATATGCTCACGGAAATCATCTCGCGCGTGCCCTACAAGTCTACCTGCTGCTGCAAGTGCGTCTCCACGCGCTGGCGTGACCTCATCTCCCACCCCTTTCACCGCAAGAAGATGCCACAGTCCCTCATCGGCTTCTTCCACGAGAGTTCTGACGAGAGTTCCAACAGAGAACTCTCCGATAAGTCTGCTCGCTGTTATACCAATGTCTCTGGGAAAGGTGACCCTCTCGTTGACCCCTCGCTATCGTTCCTGGCCAAGTTAGGTTTGGTTAGCATTGTGGACTGCTGCAATGGCCTACTCCTCTGCTTCTTTTGTAAGCAGCGTGATCCCGTGGAGTGGGATTATGTTGTCTGCAATCCTGCCACTGAGAAATGGGTGGTCGTGCCCGGCACCAAATGGACTAGCAATGTGGTTGCTCGCTTGGCATTTGATCCGGCTGCCTCCTCCCACTTCTATGTGTGCGAGTTCATAGAAGACTCAAGTGGTTGCATTGCTGTGGTGGTGATCTACTCGTCCAAAACTGGACATTGGAGCTACAAGGACGATGCTTGGAGCGTCTATGAAATAGAGATACCCCCCTTATCAAAAAGTGTCTTGTTTAGGGGGGTGATGTATCTATGTGCCTTTGATCATAGACTTGTAGCCCTTGTCGTGGAGGAAAATAATTGGAAAGCCATGCATCTTCCTATGACAGAATGTTACAGTGGTTTTGGTGACCCTTCTTATGATATTTATCTATCACAAGGGCAGTTGTATTTTGCACATAAAGGTGGTTCTCAACTATCAATCTGGTTTCTTGAGGATCCAAGTAGTGAAAATTGGACCTTCAAGCACATTGTCAGCCACTTGCAGATGTTGGAAACACAGTATTTAGCATATTCGGCTGGTTATGTAGTTCTCTCAATCCACCCCGAACAGAATTTGATTTTCCTAGTATGTCGGTATGAGGagacactaagagcatctccagtcgc ATGGGCACTAACAGTTTTGCGTAGTGCAGTTTCTTCGCAGTTATCTGATGTTAATGGA TGCACTGATGCGATGTCCTGCATGAGCTCTGTATTGCAGTTAACTTAG